From Ananas comosus cultivar F153 linkage group 2, ASM154086v1, whole genome shotgun sequence:
TCTAACATGTGAAACCAATTATCACCTGTAAGATGAGATTTACCTTCATGGGTTTTTAGATATTTATATACCAGCATCCAAAATTGCCCTGCCGCTGAAACCTGACATTTGCCCACCTAATGGAACCCGCAATATCCAAATTCAAAGCAACCTCGTAACTCTATGCGCTTATAGGAAAGGCTTATGCCTATTTGACTTGCAAAGGGATATTCTGTAACATCACCTATGCAACGAAATGAAACACTTTCATGGAACACAAAGCCCAACCGATCtacattttaatttcttttgacTCTATTGCTTGACCATTTAAATCGGAACTGTCTTGGactattttgatgattttatatATGCGATATGATCATTGTAGGTAGGTAACTCAATTGATCCTTCGGACTTGTCAGCAATATTAATTCACTTTCAAGTAGTTCCTTTTAGCGTGTGATTTCATTGCAACGTCTGCAGGtataatttttctttccaaGAACTAATAGGTGCCACTAAATGCAGATAAGCTCCCAAAAGAAGAAAACCGGTGTTATTGCTCCTAAGCGATTTGTTCAAAGGGTGAGgaaacaaaatgaaaatttcCGTAGCTACATGCACCAGGTAACTTGATTCCTGCATTAGTAGATATACTGTTGCTGCCTTTGGATAAGCAGCAGTCTCGATGAGGATGAATTTGTTTGGCAATTGTACGACTGACTTCTCCTCATGGGTTATCTTTTCTGTGGTGATTGGTTAGGGTGGGATTTTAAGTTGGTCTACTTTTATATTCTGAGAAAGACTTGTGCTTTTTGGGGAGCACCatgcaaaaatattttctcttaGTAAACTGAAGTACATCAAAGAAACAGTAGTGTGACAGTGGATGGTTCCCTTTCAGATTCTGTATTGCATACAACTTGGTTTACTTCCCCCCCGCCCCAACCTCAGAAAAGTGTCCCCAACACTGCGGAGGGCCATCAGGAAGAAATGCTTCATGTCGAGCTGTTCATATATTTGAGGAATGTGTTTTGCTTGTGTTTGACTTTTGCCTATTATTCAGGCTTTAGTTGTTTTACCTAACGACCCACCTTTCTTCTCCACCTATTAACTGGTTAATATCAGTTTCTTTTTAACTCAAATAGTCAATTCCATATAAATTCTTTACGATTTTCGTTGACTGAATTGGAATATCCAGCATGTCTTTTTATTGAAAAATGTAGATCCCTGACATGTAATATCGCTTGTTTTTTCTTCTATTGATTTTATCAATATAATCTGAACGTCAAGTTCCATGTCTAAATCATTTTCTCATTATCTTGCCCTTTTGCAGGATGCTCATGAGTTTTTGAATTTCCTGTTGAATGAACTCGTGGATACTCTTGAGAAAGAGGCTAATGCTGCCAAAAGTTCCCCAGAAACTTCACCATTGCCTGAAAAAATTGCTAATGGACCGCGCCATCCTCTACCTAACGGGGTGCAAAAAGAGCCAATTGTCACTTGGGTTCACAAGAGTTTTCAGGTAGGGTTCCCTCATGTCCCTGCAAGGTCTTAGGATCTCTGTTCCCGCCCTGTCCCTGCCAGTGAGCCTTCCCTTGTCTCGtagtttctttaaatatactaaagtaattttttatttagaagtaaataaattcaatttaattttaattcaaatgaatttaaattttatcattattaagtttattttttattcattgtcAAATAATTAAGTACGACACATTAAATTACTAATAATGTATagcaatcaaatattatttaattaatatacattatgaaaaattaaatatgtttaaaatatttgattaaattaaaatatattaaaggcATTAATATGagcattctatatatataaattattaattaaaaactatGTACtgatatattgtattattttgcGGGGATTGGGTATTTTGCTGGTTGGAGAGTAGTACTTCCgtctaggggtgtaatgtgggccatTCCGGGCCGGCACAACCCACATTTATGCGGGCTGACCCGGGGTGGGGGTTGACTCGGCTCGGCATGGCTTCAAATCCGGGTAGGGCTGTGGTGTGCCAAGCCGGGTGTTTTGGACCTATATCATAACACGGCTCCCCAGCTCGGGCAATAAGTGCCAGACCGTGCCTGGCCTAGTGTTGTGCCGGCTCAttgtatatttcttttttttaaaaaaatatttaaaattttttaaaattttttaaattttaaaataaataaaaaatcaaaataccctCCCTACATATTATAGGGTTATTTTGGTGTTCTTGTAGTGGGCTTTGGCTTAAGAAGTTGGATTGGACCCTGTTCCCCCATTGGAACTTGGTCCTTGGACCCGGTCCTTAGTCCAGAGACCAAGTCCTAATTGGGCGCCAAGTATTAAGGCCCAAcgcttattttttacttttataatcttttaaacttctcaaatttacttttgaaatttttaatattattattataaatatataattaattctttACAAAcattttagatagttttttaaataattttagttatacttataaaaagaaaaaattataaaacataaaaaaaatataatataggtGTAGGTCAGGTCAGGCCTGTCCGTTAGGTATGGGCCATATGGGCCTTGCTGTGTTGAGTCGGGCTGGCCTGCAGGCCACTCAGCCTGTTTGACACCCCTATTCCTGTTCCTCGCCCCCTCCTAGAGGGGGTGGTGGTGTGGAAGTTCTCTTCCATCCCCATCTCTTTCCCAATGGGGACAAAATCCTGTCGATCCCTGCCCAATTCGGGGAGGATCGCCGCCTGTGGGAAAAATTAACATCTCTATTTTTCAGGTGAATCAAATTGCCCAAAGTTTTTCATGGATTTTTTGGTCTGCAAGGGCCGAAATGCATTGATCCGGTTTCTTgctgttcaattttttttttttttgattttttttatttctttacagGGTATACTGACTAACGAAACAAGGTGCCTACGATGTGAAACCGTCACTGCCAGGGATGAAACATTCTTCGATTTAAGCCTTGATATCGATCAAAATAGTTCCATCACAAGCTGTCTTAAAAACTTCAGTTCCACAGAGACCTTGAATGCTGAGGACAAGTTCTTCTGTGACAAATGCTGCAGGTAGtctatttatctttctttttccttgagAAGTGACTAATGACAATTGTGACTTTGTGTATTTAACAGTTTTATCAAATGCACTATTTTATTGTGTAAGTATGGTTTCGTTAAATTTACTTGTTAAATTTACTCGTTACATTGTGCAGCCCTAAGTTGGCTACCCAAATTTTTGTGGACCCCTATCATTTTCTTATAGTTTTTGTGCTTCACTTCCTCTCCGAACTGTATGAATCTTCTTATGTGAGAGTTACTTTACATTCCTTTCTTGCATAAATTTTACTACCTGGAATATGTTAGGGTGCTAGTGAGAGGTCTTGATTATAAAGGTGGTTCAGCTTAACTGACTTTCCTTTTTCAATATTATCAGCTGATTATTTTGCTTCGCCTTTTAATGAATTGCTGTTTGCACTTCGCCTTCTACATGAAAGTTGTGAAAGTGGATGTTTATGCAGTTTGCAGGAGGCCCAAAAGAGGATGAAGATAAAGAAGCCGCCACATATTCTGGTCATCCACCTCAAGCGCTTCAAGTACATCGAGCAGCTTGGCCGCTACAAGAAGTTATCGTACCGCGTGGTGTTCCCCATGGAGCTGAAGCTCACAAACACTGTTGATGGTGCAGATGACTCAGAGTACTCCCTTTTTGCAGTTGTCGTCCATGTAGGGACTGGCCCCAATCACGGCCACTACGTCAGCGCGGTGAAAAGCCACAGCCATTGGCTCTTCTTTGATGATGAGAATGTGGATATGATGGATGAATCAACCCTGCAGTCATTCTTTGGTTCTGCCCAGGAGTTTTCGGGCAACGCTGATCATGGCTACATCTTGTTCTATGAGTGCGTCAGATTGAGGAGCTGAGAGATTTCCCCCCTTTCCTTTTTGACCTTCTAGAActctttcgttcttttttttcctgttaTTATTTCTCCCTCATTGTGGAATTAGAAGAAGCTCTCCGAGGTTGTGAATTCAGATGTGTTGTGACAGTGTATATTTTTGATGGTTGCAGTGTACAGTTGACGGTGAGGACATGCCTTCCAACAATAAAAAGAGGAGGGTAAATGGGTGTTAAAATGTTTTAGAAAACCTTTTCGCTTTCTATGTCATTGTCTATAAATGGGAAATGCATCTATCTTTGTCTGCAAATAGGAAATGTAATCATCCTTGTAGAGATGTTGTTCGAATGTTCACATTTTTTTCAACAGTGCGGGTGTAAACGGGTGTTAAAGTATTTTAGGCTACTTCCTGTTTTACTTTCTGCATCATTGTCTATGAATGGAAAATGCAGTTATCTTTgtctataaatagaaaattcaaTTATCTTTGTAGAGATGTTATTCGCATGTTCATGTTTTTGTCACCCCCCTGCCTGAGCGTAAATAGATACTAAAATGTATTGGGGAACTTAATTTTGTGTCATTTTCTATAAGTAGGAAATGCAATTATCTTTttctataaatagaaaatattaattatctcTGTCTATAAATAGAAAATGCAATTATCCCTGTAGAGATGTGATCCGGATGTTTTGCGTCATTTTCTAAAAGGAAGAAAtgcaattatctttttttataaataaaaaatgtaattatcTTTGTTTATAAATAGGAAATACAATTATTCCTGTAGAGATGTCATCCAGATGTTCATGTTATTGTCACCAGAGGCTTTGATGTGATGTGAGAGTGTAGTGTCTATAATGGAAAATGGAATTATCCCTATAGAGATGTTTTCCGGATGTTCATGTTTCCGTCGCCGGTGACCAAGTCCCTGTTGTGATATGATAGAGTGTACTTTTGATGGTTGCATTGTATAGTGGACGGTGAGGATATGCCTTCCAACAATAAGAATGGGAGTGTAAATGTGTGGTACAATATTTTAGGGAACTTCCTTTTTCGCTTTCTGTGTCCGCGGGTGTAATGTCCGCCGGCCGGCAGGCACGGCTCACATTATTCAGGCCAAAATGGGTTATCGATTAGTCTGGTTAGGTCCGTATTTAATTTCAGACCGAGCCGGACGGACCCGAACTGCCTAGCCTTCAGCCTGGCACCCCTCGGACGGCACGGGTCGTGCCGAGCCGGGCTGTGCTTCAGGCCGCCCtcttaaagttttatttttaaatttttaaaaaatagttagtgtaaaatttaaaaatataaacaataaatatttttatttaaattgttaaaaatttataaaaataattataatatagtaaatatttaattttttttaaaaataaataaagttgtattatgtttttgtaaaaaaaaataaaataaaaattttggtcCGGGAGAGGTGGGGGGTTTCCTCGGAGGTGAATTCTACTTTGCATCCAAACTATAgactcaaattatttaaatttgaatctaaaatttaaacttttatgctgaattttgaattcaaatttaagtttaccTTATGAATTTTAATTCGAATAATGAGTTCAAATGTCcaattccaaatgtgaattcAAACGTAAATTTCccttgaaattttaatttcagtTCAAATTATGAAGTCATATTTGAGTTCACAATGTAAGATcaaatgttaattttaaatttgattcgaactatgaattcaaaattgaatCCATGCTTTATTTGtcaagttcaaatttgaattcaaaacgCAAATTTAAGTGtggttttaaaattcaatttcaattatgattaacttaatttttgaaatcaggtaaattatacatttaaatatttatttataaaatgtaattataaatttatattaaaatttaatttttaactatatatttgaatttcgatttttaattctaaaatatacaTTTTTGTCATCAGTACTGTACATTTAAATATacatttttaacttaatttttgtCATCGATACTGTACCACCCATACCGTGCCGACCAGGCCCAGACTTCTGGGCCAGACATCTGGGGCCctcggcccggcccggccctgCCCGGCACGGCTCAAAACGGGTAAGGCGACACGGGCGGCCCGACACGACACGGCTCGACACCTGAAGGCTTGGGGTCTAAGCTCCTAGGGAGGACGGCTTTGGAGCCCGCCCTGGGAGGACTGGGTTTGGTTCAGTGGACCAAATAGTTAGTTTTGGTCGATTGGACAAAAAGgctatcttaattttttttttcaaaaaataatacaaattattattttttaatattttaaaatattttattattttataattatttttataaattttaaaattttaatcaaaatatcaatttaaatataattgtttatatttttagattttatataagtttttttaaaaaattaaaaagataaatattttaa
This genomic window contains:
- the LOC109705141 gene encoding ubiquitin carboxyl-terminal hydrolase 3-like isoform X1; translation: MVMGSSGSKLEKALGDQFPEGERYFGLENFGNTCYCNSVLQALYFCIPFREQLLEYYSNSKNLTDAEENLLTCLADLFTQISSQKKKTGVIAPKRFVQRDAHEFLNFLLNELVDTLEKEANAAKSSPETSPLPEKIANGPRHPLPNGVQKEPIVTWVHKSFQGILTNETRCLRCETVTARDETFFDLSLDIDQNSSITSCLKNFSSTETLNAEDKFFCDKCCSLQEAQKRMKIKKPPHILVIHLKRFKYIEQLGRYKKLSYRVVFPMELKLTNTVDGADDSEYSLFAVVVHVGTGPNHGHYVSAVKSHSHWLFFDDENVDMMDESTLQSFFGSAQEFSGNADHGYILFYECVRLRS
- the LOC109705141 gene encoding ubiquitin carboxyl-terminal hydrolase 4-like isoform X2; amino-acid sequence: MVMGSSGSKLEKALGDQFPEGERYFGLENFGNTCYCNSVLQALYFCIPFREQLLEYYSNSKNLTDAEENLLTCLADLFTQISSQKKKTGVIAPKRFVQRVRKQNENFRSYMHQDAHEFLNFLLNELVDTLEKEANAAKSSPETSPLPEKIANGPRHPLPNGVQKEPIVTWVHKSFQGILTNETRCLRCETVTARDETFFDLSLDIDQNSSITSCLKNFSSTETLNAEDKFFCDKCCSLQEAQKRMKIKKPPHILVIHLKRFKYIEQLGRYKKLSYRVVFPMELKLTNTVDGADDSEYSLFAVVVHVGTGPNHGHYVSAVKSHSHWLFFDDENVDMMDESTLQSFFGSAQEFSGNADHGYILFYECVRLRS